The Candidatus Acidiferrales bacterium genome window below encodes:
- a CDS encoding DUF3106 domain-containing protein — translation MRRLFQFGAAFAMFCIAASLALALPAQRRFAAPRAQNPRPRVMAQRRAMHQQQQKAQKQQKQIQKQENKPGVRGALGLPTKWDERLRQMSPEEQERFMRNNAKFQSLPPQQQERIRHRMQAWNQLTPQQQDAMRNRAQIFNRLSPEERQEVVSDLAPRWKNLPPGRKELLSGRLRVLRGMTPQQREQALQDPQFMRGLDANEQDLLRKVSNLRLGPGPGPGAGQ, via the coding sequence ATGCGTAGATTGTTCCAATTCGGGGCAGCTTTTGCGATGTTCTGCATCGCCGCGTCGCTGGCTCTGGCTTTGCCCGCGCAAAGGCGATTTGCCGCGCCTCGCGCTCAGAATCCGCGGCCGCGCGTGATGGCACAGCGCCGCGCGATGCATCAGCAACAACAAAAGGCGCAGAAACAGCAGAAGCAGATTCAGAAGCAGGAAAACAAACCCGGCGTCCGTGGCGCGCTCGGATTGCCCACGAAATGGGATGAGAGGCTGCGGCAAATGTCGCCGGAAGAGCAAGAGCGTTTCATGCGTAATAATGCGAAATTCCAGAGCCTGCCACCGCAGCAGCAGGAGCGAATCCGGCACCGGATGCAGGCCTGGAATCAGTTGACGCCGCAACAGCAGGATGCGATGCGCAACCGGGCGCAAATCTTCAACCGCCTCTCACCCGAAGAGCGCCAGGAAGTGGTGAGTGATTTGGCGCCGCGCTGGAAAAATCTGCCGCCCGGCCGCAAGGAGCTTCTGAGCGGACGGCTTCGCGTGCTGCGCGGGATGACGCCGCAACAACGCGAGCAGGCCTTGCAGGACCCGCAATTCATGCGCGGGCTGGATGCCAACGAGCAGGATCTGCTGCGAAAAGTCAGCAATCTGCGGCTGGGACCCGGGCCCGGACCGGGGGCAGGGCAATAG
- a CDS encoding zf-HC2 domain-containing protein — MSCEKISNALVAYLDDRASAQERTAVEAHLKMCTACRERTEEFRRLWNVMAEVPAVEPSLGFDARLREKIAAEPRPRLWAWLSPSPRFAAAMVLLVALSIWISRRPMPVTNPSNAANSEEQFRMIKDLGVLENYDVISNFDALSDLPTLQQTSEPEQPKQDNDPGSSNGAS, encoded by the coding sequence ATGAGTTGCGAAAAAATTTCGAATGCATTGGTTGCTTATCTGGATGACCGCGCCAGCGCGCAGGAGCGCACCGCCGTAGAGGCGCATTTGAAGATGTGCACCGCGTGCCGCGAGCGTACGGAGGAATTCCGGCGGCTGTGGAATGTGATGGCGGAAGTGCCTGCGGTCGAGCCATCGCTGGGATTTGATGCGCGGTTGAGAGAAAAAATCGCTGCGGAGCCGCGGCCGAGACTATGGGCATGGCTATCGCCATCGCCGAGGTTTGCCGCAGCGATGGTTTTGCTCGTGGCATTGTCCATTTGGATTTCCAGGCGGCCGATGCCAGTCACAAATCCTTCGAATGCCGCGAATAGCGAAGAACAATTCCGGATGATCAAGGATCTGGGCGTGCTGGAAAATTACGACGTCATCAGCAATTTCGATGCGCTTTCGGATCTGCCGACTCTTCAGCAGACGAGCGAGCCCGAGCAGCCGAAGCAAGATAACGATCCAGGTTCGAGCAACGGAGCAAGCTGA